A window of Bacillus sp. DX3.1 genomic DNA:
CTCTCCTGTGTATAACTTCGCTTCCCTTCCTCCTGGAACTCGTGCATTTTCTCCACAGCAAAAATACCCAATCAATTCCTCTTGCTCATTACAGCAGCCATAATATGTACCATCTAACAGTTCATTTAGCGTTTCCTCACTACCTGAAAAGTTATATAACGAATACCGTTCTTCGTACTTCCATGTATTGATTACTTTCGCTTCTTTTTCTGTAAGTTTATGCACATTCATATTTCTTCTTCCCTTCATTCTTTAACAAAATCCACTAACAAATTTCTACATTTATCGTGCAATTCATCTTTTATTTTTAAAAATTTTGTAAATTTTTAATAGATGAAATTGGAAAACTTCTCTTGGCATGTTACGATTGTATTAATCATTGTAAATGAGGTGAGCTCAAAATAAGGTGGTGAGAATTTGAAGCATTTTGCATATTTGTCTCCTGAGGAAAGGCAAAAGCTTTTCTATCAAGAACCGATTGAATTTTCAAAGAACATCGAAAAAGAACAATTAGCTTACGCATTAGGCGCTACGCTATATACACCTGGAACAAAGGAAAAAATCGCTCAGGAAATCGCAACAAAAAAACACGAAGGTACCACATCTATCGTATTCTGTTTAGAAGATTCCATTAGCGATGGAGATGTGGAACGTGCGGAGCAAAATATCGTTATACAAATGCAAACACTCGCGCATATGATTGATGCAAATAAGCTTCATTCAGCAGACGTACCGCTTCTCTTCATCCGTATTCGCGAGCCAAAACAGATGCGTTCACTCGTTCATGAAATAGGCAGTGCTGTTCATTGCATAAGTGGATTTGTCTTTCCTAAATTCACTCCTGCTAACGGCATGTCTTACATTCAGGAACTGAGACATATAAATGAACGCTATTCGCTTTCACTCTATGGGATGCCTATTTTAGAATCCCCTGAAATTATTTATAAAGAAATGCGCATCGATGCATTGCTAGCAATCAAAGCAATACTCGATTCTTACCGAGATTACATTCTAAATGTAAGAATTGGTGCTACCGATTTTTCGGGCCTATTTGGCATTCGCCGAAACAGTGCTACGACAATCTATGATATTTCTGTTATTCGTGATTGTATCTCTGACATTATCAATATCTTTTCTAGGTCAACAGATGAGTATGTCATATCGGGACCAGTGTGGGAGTATTTCGGAAATCAGCAACGCGTTTTAAAGCCACAACTTCGCCAAACACCCTTTCGTGAATCACTTGGCAATGATGGACTAAAAATGCGAACAGAAATGCTTCATCGTTATGAGGATGGTCTGATTCATGAAGTCTTGCTTGATCAAGCAAATGGCTTGGTCGGAAAAACAGTCATTCATCCTTCTCACATTAAACTCGTACAAGCTTTACATGTTGTAACACTAGAAGACTATGTAGATGCAATGGCTATTTTCGAAAACGCTCACACGTATAACGGTGTTATGAAAAGTAGTTTTTCCAACAAAATGAATGAAGTGAAGCCCCATTATAATTGGGCGCGTAAAACACTACTGAAATCTACTATTTACGGGGTGCTACATGAACAACAAACTTTCATCGATCTCCTTACCGAAACATCAAACCAAAACATACACGTACCACATTTTAAATAAAATAACAGTTCATATAGAGGTGCGCGATAATCCATATTTTTTATCACCAGAACATTTGTTTCAAATGGCAGCGAGAATCAATAAGAAACGTAGCTTTTTATTTGTCAGTACCATTTTAGGAAAACATCTTCCTATTTCACCAGCTGTCTCTTTAGCAGGAGGATGTGCTCTTGCTGCAAGATATATGGAAATGATGCACAATACAAACCATCCATTTCAAAAAGAGATTCTCAAAATCATCTCAACGAAAAAAAGTACAGATTATGGGTTGCAGGCTATTTTACAATATCAATTCCCTCTGCAAAAAGAAGTCCTATTTATCGGTTTTGCAGAAACGGCCACCGCATTAGGTCACGCTATGTTTCAATGCTTCCAAAATGCAAAATATGTGCATACAACAAGGGAAACTATCTCACAAATCGATCCCATCATTACATTTGAAGAAGAACATTCTCATGCGACATCGCATCGTTGCTATGTGGAAAAGGGATATTTTCAAAATGAACAGCCAATCGTTCTTGTCGATGATGAAATGACCACGGGAAAGACTGCGTTAAATATCATTCAATCCATCCAAGAAAAGTTTCCAAGAAAAGAATATGTTGTTGCTTCCTTATTAGATTGGCGCTCAAATGAGCATCGGGAACAGTTTGCAAAATTAGAGAAACAGCTTAATATAACAATTCACGTTATATCCCTATTAGGGGGATCTATCGACGTTATTGGCAGCCCAATTGCTACTTCTAAGCCAAATGATCTAGTAGCTCATCAAGAGCTTAAAACGGACATAAAAAGGTATTCTATTTCTTGTCCTTCCCTGCCGTATACATCTCCTGAACATGACATTACTTATACAAAGTATACAGGTCGTTTCGGTATTTCGGCAGATGAGCAAGAAAGTCTGCATTCATTTTCCAAGAAAGTTGGCAAGCAACTAAAAGAAAAAAGAACAGGCAAAAACACGTTATGCTTAGGAACTGGCGAATTCATGTATATACCGATGCGAATCGCCGCTGAAATGGGTGCAAATGTTTCTTACCAATCAACGACACGCAGTCCCATTCACCCTTATGCCGAGGCACAATATGCGATTCACAACCGTTTTTCCTATGAAAGTCCCGAAGATAAAGCGGTGACAAATTATTGTTATAACATTGAGCCCGGTAATTATGATGAAGTCTTTCTCTTTATCGAACGAAATCTACAAGAAGAGTGCTTACTGCCGCTCCTTGCGCAATTACAAAAGATGATTCCACTCATTCATATCGTTTCATTTAGCAACTTGGCAGAAAGCGAAGGTGAAGAAATATGACCCAATCAAAAAGTTTGCAGCGCATTGGTAGTTACGCTGACGATGATGCTATCTTTTTATTAAAAGATATTAGTAATAT
This region includes:
- a CDS encoding phosphoribosyltransferase family protein; the encoded protein is MNNKLSSISLPKHQTKTYTYHILNKITVHIEVRDNPYFLSPEHLFQMAARINKKRSFLFVSTILGKHLPISPAVSLAGGCALAARYMEMMHNTNHPFQKEILKIISTKKSTDYGLQAILQYQFPLQKEVLFIGFAETATALGHAMFQCFQNAKYVHTTRETISQIDPIITFEEEHSHATSHRCYVEKGYFQNEQPIVLVDDEMTTGKTALNIIQSIQEKFPRKEYVVASLLDWRSNEHREQFAKLEKQLNITIHVISLLGGSIDVIGSPIATSKPNDLVAHQELKTDIKRYSISCPSLPYTSPEHDITYTKYTGRFGISADEQESLHSFSKKVGKQLKEKRTGKNTLCLGTGEFMYIPMRIAAEMGANVSYQSTTRSPIHPYAEAQYAIHNRFSYESPEDKAVTNYCYNIEPGNYDEVFLFIERNLQEECLLPLLAQLQKMIPLIHIVSFSNLAESEGEEI
- a CDS encoding HpcH/HpaI aldolase/citrate lyase family protein, with the protein product MKHFAYLSPEERQKLFYQEPIEFSKNIEKEQLAYALGATLYTPGTKEKIAQEIATKKHEGTTSIVFCLEDSISDGDVERAEQNIVIQMQTLAHMIDANKLHSADVPLLFIRIREPKQMRSLVHEIGSAVHCISGFVFPKFTPANGMSYIQELRHINERYSLSLYGMPILESPEIIYKEMRIDALLAIKAILDSYRDYILNVRIGATDFSGLFGIRRNSATTIYDISVIRDCISDIINIFSRSTDEYVISGPVWEYFGNQQRVLKPQLRQTPFRESLGNDGLKMRTEMLHRYEDGLIHEVLLDQANGLVGKTVIHPSHIKLVQALHVVTLEDYVDAMAIFENAHTYNGVMKSSFSNKMNEVKPHYNWARKTLLKSTIYGVLHEQQTFIDLLTETSNQNIHVPHFK